In one window of Hymenobacter nivis DNA:
- a CDS encoding sensor histidine kinase: MRKLLAALRPGPWALLVLAAVCFASGFLASRYGQLPGVVRRTDLRRLHQLVRAAEVVAGRDADTVAAQVQHSSYGFAQLLRQTYYPTFVFQDGKLRYWSSAALRPTPDDLVGALPETAVETTFGQFLLVRRRVGHWQVLAYVPLERHYGISNRYLRKGGTADVFQGLRLRVVLDSANRRLPAFRDPAGRYLFSIQQQAPYRLTGQYAPLGLLLLGALCYGAGWAWLALRYWRAGRVEAALAVLAGPLLLLRGALLYWGLPFSLIELPLFDPRVYAASRLSPSLGDLLLNAVLVFGGAAAVGVLWVRARVAARVRAPRTMPGQMVVVAGLVLLFWALLQLLYGTYTDMLNSSQLSLDVTRGLPVTGFRLVLALALVVQTGAYLIGFFLLTQLADAVMRHVSESFLVPATALTAAVVLAVGVATGAVQWQLLSVLATFGALVRLARLRAGALGGYQLGALGVLLGALAAATGALVLHQQFEQQLLADKQRLASSLLVDNDFQGEFLLEERIHKIAADPFVRQALVGAFGQAGDAERRVDRQYLGDYFDKYESQVTLYDAAGQPLDAPAGTPSLANIRRAIRRNATRTDQRGVYLLRSDNSFSSRHYVALATVEGPGPGRAGPALGTVRVDLTLKKLSSYSVLPELLVDQKFFQSSVVSQFSYAGYDHGRLVYSEGEFDYANRLPATRLRDPALYTNGLELGGFQHLAVRGARQRAVVITTARYSLADGLANFSFQFLLSVVFWLVLGGAWLLLRRRAGARLRLNFSGRIQLLLNMGIVVPLLVVSIATASQLIASYRLDLIRTYERRGRLALNSVRAQRHLLADSTARPVLAQLARTVAALTETDVNLYNARGELLASSQPLIFEAGLLGPLLNPEAVATLRERGAPRALLTEQAGSLAFTALYLPVRASAGEVADSAGYPPAGARRRVLADDELLPDDAAGPIVGYVGVPFFDSAKNLDTKLTGLFTTLLNIVTLMFLLFLGLAFVAARQLTAPLKRITERLTRTTLTGQNEPIPYRSSDDEIGLLVREYNAMIGKLEASRRELAAQEKEVAWREMARQVAHEIKNPLTPMKLSLQFLQKAIAERRPNAEELIGRISQTLITQVDVLSDIATSFSTFTNLPAMRPERLDVVAVLRRCADLFQQSDGDEHDELRFELPPDGAFTVFADESLLVRTFNNLLLNARQAVPPGRPARQTVALRAEGPHKVLITIADNGTGIADDVRAKVFVPNFTTKESGSGIGLAVAKRGIESAGGRIWFETVVGEGTQFYVELPLAG; encoded by the coding sequence GTGAGAAAATTGTTGGCCGCCCTGCGCCCGGGCCCGTGGGCGCTGCTGGTGCTGGCGGCGGTGTGCTTTGCGAGCGGTTTTCTGGCCAGCCGGTACGGGCAGCTGCCGGGCGTGGTGCGCCGCACCGACCTGCGCCGCCTGCACCAGCTGGTGCGCGCCGCCGAAGTGGTGGCTGGCCGCGACGCCGATACGGTGGCCGCCCAGGTGCAGCACAGCAGCTACGGCTTCGCCCAGCTGCTGCGCCAGACTTACTACCCCACGTTCGTTTTTCAAGACGGGAAGCTGCGCTACTGGTCATCGGCCGCGCTACGCCCCACCCCGGATGACTTGGTGGGGGCCCTGCCCGAGACGGCGGTAGAAACAACGTTCGGTCAGTTTCTGCTGGTGCGCCGCCGCGTGGGCCACTGGCAGGTGCTGGCCTACGTGCCGCTGGAGCGCCACTACGGCATCAGCAACCGCTACTTGCGTAAGGGCGGCACCGCCGACGTGTTCCAGGGCCTGCGCCTGCGGGTGGTGCTCGACAGTGCAAACCGGCGGCTACCGGCGTTTCGGGACCCGGCGGGGCGGTACTTGTTTTCCATTCAGCAGCAGGCCCCGTACCGGCTCACGGGCCAGTACGCGCCGCTGGGACTGCTGTTGCTGGGCGCGCTGTGCTACGGGGCCGGGTGGGCGTGGCTGGCGCTGCGCTACTGGCGGGCCGGGCGCGTGGAGGCGGCCCTGGCAGTGCTAGCCGGGCCGCTGCTATTGCTGCGCGGGGCCCTGCTGTACTGGGGGTTGCCGTTTTCCCTCATTGAGCTGCCGCTGTTCGACCCGCGGGTGTATGCCGCTTCACGGCTGTCGCCTTCGCTGGGCGACTTGCTGCTGAACGCGGTGCTGGTGTTTGGCGGGGCGGCGGCGGTGGGCGTGCTGTGGGTGCGGGCCCGAGTGGCGGCGCGGGTGCGGGCCCCGCGCACCATGCCGGGGCAAATGGTGGTAGTGGCCGGGCTGGTGCTGCTGTTCTGGGCCCTGCTGCAGCTGCTCTACGGTACTTATACGGACATGCTGAACAGCAGCCAACTCAGCCTGGACGTGACGCGGGGCCTGCCCGTGACCGGGTTCCGGCTGGTCCTGGCCCTGGCCCTGGTGGTGCAAACGGGGGCTTACCTAATCGGGTTTTTCCTGCTCACGCAGCTTGCCGACGCGGTGATGCGGCACGTGTCCGAATCGTTTTTGGTCCCCGCCACGGCCCTCACGGCGGCGGTGGTGCTGGCAGTGGGGGTGGCCACGGGGGCAGTGCAGTGGCAGCTACTGAGCGTACTGGCCACGTTTGGGGCGCTGGTGCGGCTGGCGCGGCTGCGCGCCGGGGCCCTGGGCGGCTACCAGCTGGGGGCCCTGGGCGTGCTGCTGGGGGCCCTGGCCGCCGCCACCGGGGCCCTGGTGCTGCACCAGCAGTTCGAGCAGCAGCTGCTGGCCGACAAGCAGCGCCTGGCCAGCAGCTTGCTGGTGGACAACGATTTCCAGGGGGAGTTTCTGCTCGAAGAGCGCATCCACAAGATTGCGGCCGATCCGTTTGTGCGGCAGGCGCTGGTGGGCGCGTTTGGCCAGGCGGGCGACGCCGAGCGGCGCGTGGACCGCCAGTACCTGGGCGACTACTTCGATAAATACGAGAGCCAGGTGACGCTGTACGACGCGGCCGGCCAGCCGCTCGACGCCCCGGCCGGGACCCCCAGCCTGGCCAACATTCGGCGGGCCATCCGGCGCAATGCTACCCGCACCGACCAGCGGGGCGTGTACCTGCTGCGCTCCGACAACTCCTTTAGCTCGCGGCACTACGTGGCGCTGGCCACGGTGGAGGGCCCCGGGCCGGGCCGGGCCGGGCCGGCGCTGGGCACGGTGCGGGTCGATCTGACGCTGAAAAAACTGTCGTCGTACAGCGTGCTGCCCGAGCTGCTCGTCGACCAAAAGTTCTTCCAGTCCAGCGTGGTGAGCCAGTTCAGCTATGCCGGCTACGACCACGGCCGCCTCGTGTACAGCGAGGGCGAGTTCGACTACGCCAACCGCCTGCCCGCTACCCGCCTGCGCGACCCCGCCCTGTACACCAACGGGCTGGAGCTGGGCGGCTTCCAGCACTTGGCCGTGCGCGGGGCCCGGCAGCGGGCCGTGGTGATTACCACCGCCCGCTACTCGCTGGCCGACGGGCTGGCCAACTTCTCGTTTCAGTTTTTGCTGTCGGTGGTGTTTTGGTTGGTGCTAGGCGGGGCGTGGCTGCTGCTGCGCCGGCGCGCCGGGGCCCGGCTGCGGCTCAACTTCAGCGGGCGCATCCAGCTGCTGCTGAACATGGGCATTGTGGTGCCGCTGCTGGTGGTGAGCATCGCCACGGCTAGCCAGCTCATTGCCTCCTACCGCCTCGACCTTATCCGCACCTACGAGCGGCGCGGGCGCCTGGCCCTGAATAGCGTGCGCGCCCAGCGCCACCTACTGGCCGACTCCACGGCCCGGCCTGTGCTGGCCCAGCTGGCCCGCACGGTGGCCGCCCTCACCGAAACCGACGTCAACCTCTACAACGCCCGCGGCGAGCTGCTGGCCAGCAGCCAGCCCCTCATTTTTGAGGCCGGGCTGCTGGGGCCCCTGCTGAACCCCGAGGCCGTGGCCACGCTGCGCGAGCGCGGGGCCCCGCGGGCGCTGCTGACGGAGCAGGCTGGCTCGCTGGCCTTCACGGCGCTGTACCTGCCGGTGCGGGCCAGCGCGGGCGAGGTGGCCGACAGCGCCGGTTACCCGCCGGCGGGGGCCCGGCGCCGCGTGCTGGCCGACGACGAGCTACTGCCCGACGACGCGGCGGGCCCCATCGTGGGCTACGTGGGCGTCCCGTTTTTCGACTCGGCCAAGAACCTCGATACCAAGCTCACGGGGCTGTTCACGACGCTACTCAACATCGTGACGCTCATGTTTCTGCTATTTCTGGGGCTGGCCTTTGTGGCGGCGCGCCAGCTCACGGCGCCGCTCAAGCGCATCACCGAGCGGCTCACCCGCACCACCCTCACGGGCCAGAACGAGCCGATTCCGTACCGCAGCAGCGACGACGAGATTGGCCTGCTTGTGCGCGAGTACAACGCCATGATTGGCAAGCTCGAAGCCAGCCGCCGCGAGCTGGCCGCCCAGGAAAAAGAAGTGGCCTGGCGCGAAATGGCCCGCCAGGTGGCCCACGAAATCAAGAACCCGCTCACGCCGATGAAGCTCAGCCTGCAATTTTTGCAGAAGGCCATTGCCGAGCGCCGCCCCAACGCCGAGGAGCTCATCGGCCGCATCAGCCAGACGCTCATCACGCAGGTAGACGTGCTGAGCGACATTGCTACCTCGTTCAGCACCTTCACCAACCTGCCCGCCATGCGCCCCGAGCGCCTCGACGTGGTGGCCGTGCTGCGGCGCTGCGCCGACCTGTTCCAGCAGAGCGACGGCGACGAGCACGACGAGCTGCGCTTTGAATTGCCCCCCGACGGCGCGTTCACCGTGTTTGCCGACGAAAGCTTGCTGGTGCGCACCTTTAACAACCTGCTGCTAAACGCCAGGCAGGCCGTGCCGCCCGGCCGCCCGGCCCGCCAAACCGTGGCCCTGCGCGCCGAGGGCCCCCACAAGGTGCTCATCACCATCGCCGACAACGGCACGGGCATCGCCGACGACGTGCGCGCCAAGGTGTTCGTGCCCAACTTCACCACCAAGGAAAGCGGCTCGGGCATTGGGCTGGCCGTGGCCAAGCGCGGCATCGAGAGCGCCGGGGGCCGCATCTGGTTCGAGACGGTGGTGGGGGAGGGCACCCAGTTTTACGTTGAGCTGCCGCTGGCGGGCTGA
- a CDS encoding DUF420 domain-containing protein translates to MPTPTDQLHPPVLPAGNYARYKIILGTLGVVVPLLVAVLFTFPNLFRIPGAQVKFLPAVNAGLNSLTAVALLVGFYFIKQKNVLAHRASMGTAFGLGALFLLSYVAYHSQVDSTKFGGVGAMRYAYFFLLLTHISLAVVTVGLVLFTLYFALTGQYTKHKAIAKWTFPVWLYVSVTGVVVYFMIAPYYT, encoded by the coding sequence ATGCCCACTCCCACTGACCAACTGCACCCGCCCGTGCTGCCCGCTGGCAACTACGCGCGCTACAAGATAATTCTGGGCACCCTGGGCGTGGTGGTGCCGCTGCTGGTGGCCGTGCTGTTCACATTTCCGAACCTGTTCCGCATTCCAGGGGCCCAGGTAAAGTTCCTGCCCGCTGTGAACGCGGGGCTGAATTCGTTGACGGCGGTGGCATTACTAGTCGGGTTTTATTTCATCAAGCAAAAAAACGTGCTGGCACACCGCGCCTCCATGGGCACAGCTTTTGGGCTGGGGGCCCTGTTTTTGCTCTCGTACGTAGCTTATCATTCGCAGGTAGACAGCACCAAGTTTGGCGGCGTAGGGGCAATGCGTTATGCTTACTTCTTCCTGCTGCTCACCCACATCAGCCTAGCCGTAGTAACGGTGGGCCTGGTGCTGTTTACCTTGTATTTCGCCCTTACTGGCCAATACACCAAGCATAAAGCCATTGCGAAGTGGACGTTCCCGGTGTGGCTGTACGTGTCGGTAACGGGCGTGGTGGTATACTTCATGATTGCTCCGTACTATACCTGA